The Rhopalosiphum padi isolate XX-2018 unplaced genomic scaffold, ASM2088224v1 scaffold1, whole genome shotgun sequence genome has a window encoding:
- the LOC132931212 gene encoding E3 SUMO-protein ligase ZBED1-like codes for MVSVCLGCEHFPLQHTAINLAEYLKNITIEWKINNKVVAVVTDNAANMVSAVRQLHFRHIGCFAHSINLVVQNSLENISEIVSKVKKIVEFFKRSSNALTKLQSTQAQMGLPLLKLKQDCVTRWNSTFDMLKRIICKKDAVISTLALLQSSIDTLTPEEWDIVDKAILILQIFNEVTIEVSSEKTVSLSKKIVLVSSTTATVNTYVDDISLPHAVHQMAVSLKNELQKRFKDIEETEIVAQASILDPRFKKYGFTDEVKYKNAYTNLRTRIGNIRLPSTPSNNLEQAPTTSTSQPPVSLLWKIYEDKVEKFKSTVSSTAAGIIELDKYLGETLIDRKDDPLKWWYERKHIYPHLYEFAMKRLCVTATSVPCERIFSEAGQIITQKRNRLNTKKASQLIFLHNNLS; via the coding sequence ATGGTGTCTGTTTGCCTTGGTTGTGAACATTTTCCTCTACAGCACACAGCAATTAATCTAGcagagtatttaaaaaatataacaattgaatggaaaatcaataataaagttGTGGCTGTTGTAACGGACAATGCAGCAAATATGGTTTCAGCAGTACGTCAGTTACATTTTCGACACATAGGATGTTTTGCTCATTCCATCAATCTTGTTGTTCAAAACTCACTAGAAAACATTTCAGAAATagtttcaaaagtaaaaaaaatagtcgAATTTTTCAAACGCAGCAGTAACGCATTAACAAAACTCCAATCAACACAAGCTCAAATGGGTTTacctttattaaaattgaagcaAGATTGTGTGACGAGATGGAACTCGACATTTGATATGTTGAAgagaattatttgtaaaaaagatGCTGTAATTTCAACATTAGCCCTATTACAAAGTAGTATTGATACTTTGACTCCAGAAGAATGGGATATAGTTGATAAAGCCAttcttatattacaaatttttaatgagGTTACAATAGAAGTTAGCTCAGAAAAAACTGTatctttatcaaaaaaaatagttttagttaGTTCCACGACAGCAACTGTAAATACTTATGTTGACGATATATCTTTGCCTCATGCAGTTCATCAAATGGCAGTTTCACTGAAAAATGAACTACAAAAACGGTTTAAAGACATTGAAGAGACTGAAATTGTGGCACAAGCATCAATCTTGGACCCTCGATTTAAAAAGTATGGTTTCACTgatgaagtaaaatataaaaacgccTATACAAATTTAAGAACACGAATAGGAAACATTCGATTACCGTCAACACCATCTAACAACCTCGAACAAGCACCAACAACTTCAACATCACAACCTCCAGTATCTTTGTTATGGAAAATTTATGAAGATAAAGTTGAGAAATTCAAATCCACAGTGTCATCAACTGCAGCAGGAATAATAGAGTTAGATAAATACCTCGGAGAAACATTAATTGACCGTAAAGATGATCCGTTAAAATGGTGGTATGAACGAAAACATATTTATCCTCATCTATATGAATTTGCTATGAAGCGCCTCTGTGTGACAGCAACTAGTGTTCCTTGCGAGAGAATATTTTCAGAAGCTGGACAAATTATTACGCAAAAAAGAAATCGCTTGAACACAAAAAAAGCTtcacagttaatatttttacacaataatcTTTCTTAa
- the LOC132931211 gene encoding uncharacterized protein LOC132931211 — translation MADEKEIERISRLLARAKVKRTTIISQIRAIHAMALRVQSEPDLASEFALNAADLDALWFQFRTDDDSVLDLLSASDKLTDYSPELTAEVRQLIHAAKNIAQRLIPTGVDAVDLSYLRNGTSSVQKPREDPVKSLSRLPDIPLPTFEGDYRSWPNFRDRFSALVDTRHNLSNIDKMYYLIGCLKGAAADAVRGIPVSADNYELVMNTLSDKFNRPRLVATSLVDKLLQSSTMTQESLNDLNAFVGTCSESISLLDALKIPDVGSFILFSIAFRCLPVSTRKLFEANSSVDYPSIGQLLAFLRSRVAILEVVGESHKNSASNAPSKSTGQFRKGGDYSGKPRLTSLVTSKSNNTCLCCAGSHALTSCSRFKNWGPDERARWTRDKKLCFNCFSDEHWAPKCNAKSSCQNCTRKHHSLLHHNKSSSRDRDVRNEPPAAEASLCASVPRPPPHQASSVILGTALVHMRDRSGSWQTMRALIDCASQISAVTSACADRLGLKRSRWTAPISGLSGVPVVNVQGRVECNVQPRFASEPVLSINAWVLPAITGDLPRTTLHSSVKDRYSNLALADPSFDITSPIDVLLGGDVYASIMDGRKFSVDKALPTAFSSVFGWILIGPVSDREAHPYQSMPVAMTVSIEGLMERFWQVEEPEAAPATFTDEGRCEKLFCEQTVRLPCGRFSVPLPFRAPPSADTFNGSRELAVRRFDALERKLVTSPQLKALYVQFMSEYISLGHMSVATSPGRYFIPHHAVYRPAIDENKIRVVFDASAQSSRGPSLNNCLFTGPKLQQDIVDILTRFRVPKYVFTTDICKMYRQILILPEYRQFQHILWRPSPHDELVEYELNTVTYGVNCAPYLALRVLQTIASDDCDNFEFVRNALTRQTYVDDICDGADTISNVLKLQSDLISVMHKAGLELKKWASNTSCVLDAVPATDRVCAPMPFESVDGYGTKVLGLQWHPDGDYFCCALSLDSAAPVCTKRGILSLVARIFDPLGVFAPAVFLAKSIMQRTWKLGMTWDEPLPNKIHDEWVAFVSDLPSLLNIRVPRYLKSSHGAPCYLLGFCDASQLGYAAVVYVRMVDVDVNASVCLIGTKTKLAPVKSLTIPRLELNAALLLARWLSRVRDILAPQLNIVGINAWSDSTIVLSWLGAPHEAFKIYVSNRVHQIRTLLPDCRWRHVDSVNNPADCASRGIMPAALAQHELYWHGPHLAYGDPSEGDDAHSPLPLCDLPELRPASCAACVDEIEVEWFNRFSNYDRMLRVVAYMRRFIAAGIRRVRRQPDHNAPAYLQKSEIDSAARILEAESQRVHFAVLLRELSTGKHVSSKPLARLAPFIDPVGVIRVGGRLRHSLLAYDCKHPVLLAKHSHYAYLLCHRWHRVTCHAGPRVLTALISRRFWIVSLRSVLHRVITNCSICVRFDAKRVQPLMADLPDTRVQQRRAFDRVGVDYAGPLQMRETRLRKSRVFKIYIAVFICFITKAVHLEVVTDLSTDAFLAAFDRFIARRGLPSDVFSDCGTNFVGADKKLRALIHSPEGRAAIANSRAICEWHFNPPSAPHFGGLWEAAVRSTKRLLIRVIGTHIFTYEEFTTILARVEAVLNSRPLTPASTDPHDLECLTPSHFLIGQPLLTVPPRSGPESTRSLTDRWKLMDQCHQSFWRRWSSEYLTTLQERSKWTKGVPNVKVDDMVVVVDNQNPPLMWRLGRIVELFPGTDGHVRVARVLTRAGSVIRPVVKLVLLPTK, via the coding sequence ATGGCTGACGAGAAAGAAATTGAGCGTATTTCGCGCCTGCTCGCGCGTGCTAAAGTAAAGCGTACTACCATTATATCGCAGATTCGAGCTATACATGCTATGGCGTTGCGCGTACAATCGGAGCCTGATCTAGCCTCAGAGTTTGCGTTAAACGCGGCGGATTTAGACGCGCTATGGTTTCAATTTAGGACAGATGACGATTCCGTATTAGATCTTTTATCGGCGTCCGATAAGCTCACCGACTATTCACCCGAGCTGACAGCGGAGGTACGCCAACTAATTCACGCGGCTAAAAATATCGCCCAGCGGTTAATCCCGACAGGTGTCGACGCCGTCGACTTGTCATATCTCCGAAATGGGACATCAAGTGTTCAGAAACCGCGCGAGGATCCGGTTAAGTCACTTTCCCGCTTACCTGATATACCTCTACCCACGTTCGAGGGTGATTACCGATCGTGGCCCAATTTTCGCGACAGATTTTCCGCGCTTGTCGATACGCGACACAATTTATCGAACatcgataaaatgtattatttaataggttGCTTAAAAGGCGCCGCAGCCGATGCTGTTCGAGGCATACCGGTGTCGGCGGACAATTACGAGTTAGTAATGAACACCTTGTCCGATAAGTTCAATCGACCGCGTTTGGTTGCAACGTCACTCGTCGACAAGCTATTGCAATCGTCGACCATGACACAAGAGTCACTTAACGACTTGAACGCATTTGTAGGAACGTGTAGTGAATCCATCTCATTGTTAGACGCGCTAAAAATACCAGACGTTgggtcttttattttattttctatagcgTTTCGATGTCTACCTGTTTCTACCCGCAAGTTATTTGAGGCGAACAGTTCAGTAGATTACCCGTCGATAGGACAATTATTAGCCTTTCTCCGATCCCGGGTGGCCATTCTCGAAGTCGTGGGCGAATCCCACAAAAATAGTGCGAGTAATGCGCCGTCAAAGTCGACTGGTCAGTTCCGAAAGGGGGGAGATTACTCAGGGAAGCCTCGGTTGACGTCTTTAGTCACCTCCAAATCTAATAATACGTGTCTATGTTGTGCGGGTTCGCACGCTCTAACATCGTGTTCGCGGTTCAAGAATTGGGGCCCCGACGAGCGTGCTCGGTGGACGcgcgataaaaaattatgttttaattgttttagtgACGAGCACTGGGCTCCCAAGTGTAATGCTAAATCAAGTTGTCAGAACTGCACGCGCAAACACCACTCGCTTCTTCATCATAATAAATCGTCCAGTAGAGATCGCGATGTTCGAAACGAGCCACCGGCTGCCGAAGCGTCGTTATGCGCGTCCGTGCCGCGTCCCCCTCCACACCAGGCGTCGTCTGTAATTTTAGGTACCGCGCTAGTGCATATGCGCGATCGTTCCGGTTCGTGGCAAACAATGCGCGCATTGATAGATTGCGCGTCGCAAATAAGCGCCGTTACGAGTGCGTGTGCCGATCGATTAGGCCTTAAGCGCTCCCGTTGGACAGCCCCGATAAGCGGTTTATCCGGAGTTCCTGTAGTAAATGTCCAAGGTCGCGTTGAGTGTAACGTACAGCCGCGGTTTGCGTCCGAACCTGTGCTTTCCATAAATGCGTGGGTATTGCCCGCCATAACGGGTGATTTGCCTCGAACAACGTTACACTCGAGCGTTAAAGATAGGTACTCTAATCTCGCGCTCGCCGACCCGTCATTCGATATCACTTCACCTATTGATGTATTATTAGGCGGCGATGTATACGCGTCAATAATGGACGGTCGGAAATTTTCGGTGGACAAAGCGTTACCAACGGCGTTTAGTTCGGTCTTTGGTTGGATCTTAATTGGTCCAGTGTCCGACCGAGAGGCTCACCCGTATCAATCGATGCCGGTCGCTATGACTGTTTCCATTGAAGGGTTAATGGAACGGTTTTGGCAAGTTGAGGAGCCAGAGGCTGCTCCCGCGACGTTTACCGACGAGGGGCGTTGTGAAAAGTTATTTTGTGAACAGACTGTACGTTTGCCGTGCGGCCGTTTTTCGGTACCGTTGCCTTTTCGTGCGCCGCCGTCAGCTGATACTTTTAACGGGTCCCGCGAACTCGCGGTGCGACGTTTTGACGCGCTTGAACGTAAATTGGTTACGAGCCCTCAATTAAAAGCATTATATGTCCAGTTCATGTCGGAATACATTTCGCTAGGTCATATGTCCGTCGCGACGTCCCCGGGACGTTATTTTATTCCGCATCACGCGGTGTATCGTCCGGCGATCGACGAAAATAAAATACGCGTCGTATTCGACGCTTCCGCGCAGAGTAGTCGCGGACCGTCATTGAATAATTGCTTGTTTACCGGTCCTAAATTACAACAGGACATAGTCGACATTTTGACAAGATTTCGAGTCCCCAAGTACGTTTTTACGACCGACATCTGCAAAATGtatagacaaatattaattttgccgGAATATCGTCAATTCCAACATATTTTATGGCGACCGTCGCCACACGACGAACTTGTAGAATACGAGTTAAATACCGTTACGTACGGCGTTAATTGCGCGCCTTATCTTGCTCTACGCGTGCTACAAACTATCGCATCCGATGATTGCGATAATTTCGAGTTTGTGCGTAACGCGCTAACGCGTCAGACCTATGTCGATGACATCTGCGACGGAGCAGATACGATTTCGAACGTATTAAAATTACAGTCCGATTTAATCTCTGTTATGCACAAAGCGGGATTAGAGCTGAAAAAGTGGGCGTCAAATACGTCATGCGTTTTAGACGCGGTGCCAGCCACAGATCGTGTGTGTGCGCCTATGCCGTTCGAATCGGTCGACGGCTACGGTACTAAGGTGCTCGGCTTACAATGGCATCCCGATGGGGACTATTTTTGTTGCGCACTAAGTCTCGATTCTGCAGCACCCGTATGCACCAAACGCGGCATTCTTTCTTTAGTAGCGCGTATATTCGACCCGCTAGGTGTGTTCGCTCCCGCGGTATTTTTAGCTAAATCTATTATGCAGCGGACCTGGAAACTTGGCATGACTTGGGATGAGCCCTTACCAAACAAGATTCACGACGAATGGGTCGCGTTCGTCTCCGACTTACCgtcgttattaaatattagggtTCCGCGTTATTTGAAATCGAGCCACGGAGCACCATGCTATTTACTAGGTTTTTGTGACGCCTCGCAACTCGGCTACGCGGCGGTCGTGTACGTGCGCATGGTTGACGTCGATGTTAACGCGTCCGTATGTTTAATTGGTACGAAAACAAAATTAGCGCCGGTAAAATCATTAACCATTCCCCGACTAGAATTAAATGCCGCGTTGTTATTGGCTCGATGGTTAAGTCGCGTTCGCGACATTTTGGCCCCGCAATTAAATATTGTCGGCATAAATGCGTGGTCAGATTCTACGATAGTATTATCATGGTTAGGTGCCCCGCACGaagcttttaaaatttatgtgtcGAATCGAGTGCACCAAATTCGCACTTTACTGCCGGATTGTCGATGGCGGCATGTTGACTCGGTCAATAACCCCGCCGACTGCGCGTCGCGTGGCATAATGCCGGCTGCCCTAGCGCAGCACGAATTGTATTGGCACGGTCCACATTTAGCGTATGGCGATCCGTCGGAAGGAGACGATGCTCATTCGCCGTTACCGTTGTGTGACCTGCCCGAACTTCGTCCAGCGTCCTGCGCCGCCTGTGTTGACGAAATTGAAGTCGAATGGTTTAATCGTTTTTCTAATTACGACCGCATGTTACGAGTAGTAGCGTATATGCGCCGGTTTATTGCCGCCGGTATTCGTCGAGTACGTCGACAACCGGACCACAATGCGCCCGCATATTTGCAAAAGTCAGAAATAGATAGCGCCGCTCGCATATTAGAGGCTGAGTCCCAGCGCGTACATTTCGCCGTTCTGTTACGCGAATTGTCGACGGGTAAGCATGTCTCGTCGAAGCCACTTGCCCGTTTAGCGCCCTTTATCGATCCGGTAGGCGTGATTCGCGTTGGCGGACGACTGCGGCATTCTTTATTAGCTTATGATTGTAAGCATCCGGTTTTGTTAGCTAAGCATTCGCATTACGCTTATTTATTGTGCCACCGTTGGCACCGGGTGACGTGTCACGCCGGCCCGCGAGTTCTTACTGCGCTTATTTCACGTCGATTTTGGATTGTCTCGCTTCGATCGGTGTTGCATCGTGTCATTACTAACTGTTCTATATGTGTAAGGTTTGATGCCAAACGTGTTCAACCGTTAATGGCGGATTTGCCCGACACTCGCGTCCAACAGCGACGAGCCTTCGACCGTGTCGGCGTCGATTATGCGGGCCCCTTACAAATGCGTGAGACCAGACTGCGCAAATCACGcgttttcaaaatttatatagcggtcttcatttgttttattacgAAAGCTGTCCACCTCGAAGTTGTAACCGATCTGTCGACCGATGCCTTCCTAGCCGCGTTCGATCGCTTTATTGCCCGTCGAGGTCTACCGAGCGATGTGTTTTCGGACTGCGGCACTAATTTCGTCGGGGCTGATAAGAAATTACGCGCGCTTATCCACAGCCCGGAAGGCCGGGCCGCTATTGCCAATTCGCGTGCTATCTGCGAATGGCACTTCAATCCGCCTAGCGCCCCCCACTTCGGAGGCTTATGGGAAGCGGCGGTGCGATCGACGAAACGACTTTTAATACGAGTCATAGGGACACATATCTTCACGTACGAAGAGTTTACGACTATATTAGCGCGCGTAGAGGCCGTTCTAAACTCGCGTCCGCTCACGCCCGCCTCGACGGACCCGCATGACCTCGAGTGTTTGACACCTAGTCATTTTTTAATAGGTCAACCGCTTCTCACCGTACCGCCTAGATCGGGTCCAGAGTCCACCCGTAGTTTAACCGATCGGTGGAAGTTGATGGATCAGTGCCATCAATCCTTTTGGCGCCGTTGGTCCTCTGAGTATCTGACTACGCTACAGGAGAGGTCCAAATGGACCAAGGGTGTCCCCAACGTCAAAGTAGACGATATGGTCGTAGTAGTAGACAACCAAAATCCGCCGTTGATGTGGCGACTCGGCCGTATAGTAGAGTTGTTTCCCGGTACCGATGGTCATGTCCGTGTCGCTCGAGTATTAACCCGAGCAGGTAGCGTCATACGACCAGTGGTCAAACTCGTGCTGTTACCCACCAAGTAA